The genomic segment TCGACGAGGGGCGCATCGCCGCGCACCTCAACCACCCCAACATCGCGCAGATCTACGACCTGGGCGACGTGGACGGGCAGTACTTCATCGCCATGGAGTACGTGCACGGCGAGGCGGTGGGGCCGCTGGGCCAGCGGGCGCAGCAGCGCAAGGTGACCATCCCCCTGGGGCTCAAGTGCCGCATCATCGCGGACGCGGCTGCGGGGCTGGACGCGGCGCACAACGCGCGCAGCCCTTCCGGACGCAAGCTGGCGCTGATCCACCGCGACGTGTCGCCGCAGAACGTGCTGGTGGGCTTCAACGGCGGTGTGAAGCTCATCGACTTCGGGGTGGCGAAGGCGTCCGGGAAGCTGTCCCAGACGATGGTGGGTACCATCAAGGGCAAGCACGCGTACATGTCCCCGGAGCAGGCGCGGGGCGAGCCGCTGGACCACCGCTCGGACGTGTTCGGCCTGGGGACGGTGTTCTACGAGCTGCTGACGCAGACGCGCCTGTTCAAGCGCGACACGGAGTTCGCCACGCTCAAGGCGGTGGTGGGGGCGAAGATTCCTCCGCCGTCGGAGGTGGTGCCGGACATTCCGAAGGCGCTGGACGCGATTGTGTTCAAGGCGCTGGCGCGCAAGCGCGACGAGCGCTTCTCCTCCGCCGGAGAGGTCCAGCTGGCGCTGGAGGAGTTCCTCATGCAGCAGAAGCTGCACTCCACGCCCGCGCACCTGGCCGCGTTCATGCGTGACTTGTACGCGGAGGAACTGGAGGAGGAGCGCTTCGCCGCCGAGCCCACCGTCATCCACTACGACCCGCGGCTGGCGGCGAAGCTGGCAGCGGCGGCGCCCCCTGCGGAGTCGAAGCCGGCACGGCCGAGCGGTGGCTCCTCGGCGGCGGCGGCGCCCGTGAAGGGTGGCGGGTCGACTCCGTCGGCGGCGCCTGTGAAGGGCGGTGGCTCGTCGGCCTCGGCAGCGCCTGTGAAGGGCGGTAGCTCTTCGGCCTCGGCTTCGCCCGTGAAGGGCGGCTCGTCGGCCTCGGCTTCGCCCGTGGGTGCTGCTCACGGCAAGGGCGGTGGCTCGTCGGCCTCGGCGGCTCCAGTGTCTTCCGCGCAGGGCAAGGGCCAGGGTGCCGGCCCCGGCAAGGCTCCGACGCTGGCGGCTCCCGCCGCGAAGCCCGCTTCAGCGAAGCCCGCGAGGACGGCGCCCGCGGATGCCCCTGCCCCGAGGCGCGCACCTCCCCGGAGCAGTGGCGGCCACGGGGATGACGAGCGGTAGCGCCAGCCGTCCCGCGTCTCTCGCGCAAACCGTCTATCGATAGGGTGACTCCACATGAGGGGGGAACCTCCCCGTGTGTGCTTACTGAGCAATGCCCTCAAGCAGGAGAAGGCCCTGACAGAGGAGGTCGAGCGCTTCCGCAAGGAAGAGACCTCGGAGGACCACGCTCTTGCCTCCTTGCTGGCCTCGGGCGCGGTGGTGCAGACGCCCTTCACAATCCACCAAGTTCGCGTTCCTGGGTTGCGCTGTCCTCTGCGTGGCGTCCTCTGGTTGCGCAGGCACTGCGACAAGCGGCGTGGCTCTACGCCCGGATGGGACACCTGGGCCGCAGGAGTGTTCCGAAAAGGCAAGGGAGGCGATGAACTACCTGCGTATGTTCGTCGGCGAAGCTGCTTTGGTTCAAATCGACGCGAATCAATCGAGCAGCCCCATCCGGTACTACGAGGCCCAGCAGGTGAAGGGCGGCAACAAGATGCCCCTGTGTGCGGTCGCCCGCCTGGGACTGGGGCAACTGCGGAAGCGGCCCGAGTCCAAGCCCGGGACCGCCGTCCTCGACTCCTACCGCGCAGGGGTCTTCATCGTGGACGAGTTCCGCTAGCGAGACGGCCCACGTCGGCCACGCAACGAGCGCAGCCTCGGTCCCGGGACACACCCAGCCGTCCGCTGATTGCCGGGCGAGACAACGAGAACGCTCGGCAGTCTCGCCACTGCGCTATGCGCCCGCGATGCGTCGGATGAAGCCGCCAATTCCCTGCTTCTCGGTGCGCGGCCCGCCCCGCTCCTGCCTTGCAGGCGGGGGAGGCATGGGGCTGCCCGCGGAGGGCCCCTGGCCCTTCACGTCCGCAGAGGCGGCGGTCCCATCATCCGCCTGAGCCACCGAGAGGGCTGGAACCCTCGCGTTGCCGTCATTCGCCGCGCCCTGCACCTGCGCCGAAGAGGCTGGGGACGGGATGTTTTCGTTCTGCGCCGAGCCGTGGACCTGCGACCCAGGAATCGCCAGGTCAGACTCGTCCACCAGGACCAGTCCCAGCCGCCTCATGTCCTTCTCCGGAATGTCTCGCAGGGTGATGAGCAGTTCCCCCAGGTGATTGCGTGCATCCACACGAATGCTGAGCCTGTCGGCGAAGTGCCGCTGCAGGTTGTCGCGGTAGCGCTGCACGCGGGCCACGTCCTGTTCCGGAAGAGGGACCGGGGGTGACCGCTTGTGCTTCATGGCATTCTGCAGCTCCTCCACGGAGCAGTCTGCGAAGGGCTTGGACAGCAACGTCCCGTCCTTCTGGGGCACGGCGATGGGCAGGGCCCCCGGCTCATCCTGCGCCACGGTCAGGCCCGCCAGCTTCGCATATGCCAACAACGTATAGAGATTGCGCATCCCGTACTTCAACGCGAGCTCCTCGGTGAAGACCCGCGCCACGGCGCCGTTCAGCGACAGCACTGCCTGGCTGACCACATTGACCCGCTGTCTGAAGAAATCCCTGGCGTCCTTGAAGCCCCCCTCCTGTGCCAGTTCGCTGTCCACGACATAGTTGTAGAGCCGGCCAATCTGGTACGCGTTGCGATGCCCCTGCTCCGCCAGTTTCAGGATGCGCTTGTGGACCTGCTCCAGGGAGAGGTTGAGCGCGGGAGCAGGGATGCTGCTGTTGTTGGTTTCCATGGTTGCCTACTCAAGTGCGCCGCGTGATTGCGACGCAGCCTGGAAGAGCATGTGCCGAGCCAGCGCTGGACGCGTGTCGTTACGCCTGTTTACAACCGACGTTGGCGGTGACTCGTCCAGCGGTTGGTCTCATCGTCTCATTCATGAGACGGCCAGCCGCCGTTCTCCCCTCCGCAACGGGAGCGCGACTCAAGCGTCCTGCTTCTGCACGTGCAGAAGCAGCGGCCTTCCCGTGGCTTGAGGGGCCCTGCTTCTGCATGAGTGGGAGTGTCGGCCGGGCTAGCCCTTCATCGCGACCGCGCAGAGCACCAGGCCCACGAAGAGCACCACCAGGCCGCCGCCCCAGAGCGTGGCCAGCAGCAAGCTCCTTCCCCAGGTCGGGGGCTGCTGGCGGACCCGCTCGTGGAGGCGCTGCATGGCCCGCGCCCGCTCCTTGTAGACGGCCTCGGGCTGCTCATGCTCGCCGCTGACGGTCAGCAGCGCCGCCGAAGAGGCATACAGCGCGCGCATGGCGGGCTCATCCAGCGCGGAGGACTCGGCCGGGAAGCCCAGGCCCGAGCGCCGGAGCGCATGCACCTCGCGCAGCAGCCGTGCCTGGGGCATCAGCCCGAAGAGGGTGAACATCCCCATCAACCCCATCACCCATCCCAGAGGGATGCTGAGCGCGAGCATCGTCAGCCCCGCGAAGACCGAGAAGGCGACCTCCAGGTGCCGGTGACGGCTGAAGAGCAACACCTGGAAGAGCCGCCCACCGTCCAGCGGCACCACCGGCAGCAGGTTGAAGCCATTGACAGCGAGGAACAGCAACCCCGCCGCGCCAAGGTCCGCCGAGGAGGTGGCCACACCCACGGCCCCGAGCACCGCGCCCAGGACAATCCCCGGCAGCGGCCCCAGCAGGAGGACCAGCGCCTCATGCCAGCTCACCGCGCCCACGTTGCGCCCGGACACCGCCGCGCCGAAGAACGGGATGAAGAACATCTGCACATCCCGGAAGCCGAAGATGCGCATGCCCACCCAGTGCCCGGCTTCGTGGATGAACAGCACCGCCGTGAGTAGCGCCACGTGCCAGGCCGAGCGCTCACGCGCCGCCACGAGCACGAAGAACACCAGCGAGCCAAGCAGAACCAGCCAGGAGCCACGCGACGGGGACAGGGACAGGAAGGCCTGTCGTGAGCCGAGGTAGTGGGCCTCTTCGGGACTGAGGGGCTCGGGTGAGGCAGGGAGACCCGTGTCAGGGGATGCGATGTGGACGGACGACTCGACGGACATGGCCCACTATAGGCGCCACGCCCGGCACAGCCTCAAACGGCCCCGGTACGCCTCTGCAGCGGGTCCGTGATGCCCTTGTTCTGCAGTGCACCGATCTCTGGCAGTGACGGCCACTGAGAGTGCGAGTCGCGGTATTCAGGCTCGATGATTCGCGTCTGCCTCGCGGGAGTGACGGGTTGGGTGGGACAGCCACTCGCGGCGGCCATCGAAGCCGCCGAGGACCTCGAGCTGGTGGCGGCGGTGGCTCGCCGAGCCCGGGGAGAACCCCTGGGGCGACTGACCATCAGCGGCTCCGTCGAAGAGGCGCTGGCCGTCCCCTCGGACGTCTTCGTCGATTACACCAGTGCCGCGGCCGTGAAGGACAACGTGCTGGCGGCGGTCCGTGCAGGCCGACACGTGGTCGTTGGCAGCTCGGGACTGACCGACGAGGACATTCGCGAAATCGATGGGGCGGCCAGGAGCGCCAGGCTGGGCGTGCTCGCGGTGGGCAACTTCGCCATCACCGCCGCACTGCTCCAGCGCTTCGCCATCGAGGCGGCGCGGCACCTGCCATCGTGGGAAATCATCGACAGCGCCTACGCGGGGAAGATGGACGCCCCGAGCGGGACGGCCCGAGAGCTGGCGTGGCGGC from the Pyxidicoccus xibeiensis genome contains:
- a CDS encoding serine/threonine protein kinase; this translates as METFGRYELLRRIAVGGMGAVYLARQKGPVGFQKLLVLKRLLPHLSEDSEFIEMFLDEGRIAAHLNHPNIAQIYDLGDVDGQYFIAMEYVHGEAVGPLGQRAQQRKVTIPLGLKCRIIADAAAGLDAAHNARSPSGRKLALIHRDVSPQNVLVGFNGGVKLIDFGVAKASGKLSQTMVGTIKGKHAYMSPEQARGEPLDHRSDVFGLGTVFYELLTQTRLFKRDTEFATLKAVVGAKIPPPSEVVPDIPKALDAIVFKALARKRDERFSSAGEVQLALEEFLMQQKLHSTPAHLAAFMRDLYAEELEEERFAAEPTVIHYDPRLAAKLAAAAPPAESKPARPSGGSSAAAAPVKGGGSTPSAAPVKGGGSSASAAPVKGGSSSASASPVKGGSSASASPVGAAHGKGGGSSASAAPVSSAQGKGQGAGPGKAPTLAAPAAKPASAKPARTAPADAPAPRRAPPRSSGGHGDDER
- a CDS encoding 4-hydroxy-tetrahydrodipicolinate reductase; this encodes MIRVCLAGVTGWVGQPLAAAIEAAEDLELVAAVARRARGEPLGRLTISGSVEEALAVPSDVFVDYTSAAAVKDNVLAAVRAGRHVVVGSSGLTDEDIREIDGAARSARLGVLAVGNFAITAALLQRFAIEAARHLPSWEIIDSAYAGKMDAPSGTARELAWRLSEVRPPEVEVPVEKTVGDAAARGAAVNQSRIHSVRLPGYTIGLEIRFGQQDERLTLAYDGGPGATPYVAGTLLAIRRVREFTGVIRGMDRLL
- a CDS encoding zinc metalloprotease, whose translation is MSVESSVHIASPDTGLPASPEPLSPEEAHYLGSRQAFLSLSPSRGSWLVLLGSLVFFVLVAARERSAWHVALLTAVLFIHEAGHWVGMRIFGFRDVQMFFIPFFGAAVSGRNVGAVSWHEALVLLLGPLPGIVLGAVLGAVGVATSSADLGAAGLLFLAVNGFNLLPVVPLDGGRLFQVLLFSRHRHLEVAFSVFAGLTMLALSIPLGWVMGLMGMFTLFGLMPQARLLREVHALRRSGLGFPAESSALDEPAMRALYASSAALLTVSGEHEQPEAVYKERARAMQRLHERVRQQPPTWGRSLLLATLWGGGLVVLFVGLVLCAVAMKG